One Eremothecium cymbalariae DBVPG#7215 chromosome 2, complete sequence DNA window includes the following coding sequences:
- the PBP4 gene encoding Pbp4p (similar to Ashbya gossypii AFR594W) gives MVQVPPRPKLTGWAAAASAKRYSVATPSARTTGGTSSKHSKNHNGGNGSSYGGGGGGGGHNSLNATMSSSSSSGSAASLVATGTGPATEQDSIGASNLPGKDDKDTKDCKEKKARKTQRASFNAQEVETFLQEHFKQHARIASEYSATSRSVSWDTNTSSKWKSKRYGCLTEVARALRS, from the coding sequence ATGGTACAGGTACCACCCAGACCAAAGTTGACTGGAtgggcagcagcagcgtCAGCAAAGAGGTATTCGGTGGCAACCCCGTCTGCAAGGACAACGGGAGGTACAAGTAGCAAGCATAGCAAGAACCATAATGGTGGCAATGGGAGCAGTTATGGTGGTGGAGGTGGGGGCGGTGGTCACAACAGCCTAAATGCAACGATgtcgtcgtcatcgtcatctgGTTCAGCGGCTTCGCTGGTGGCTACAGGAACGGGACCGGCGACTGAACAAGATTCGATAGGAGCTTCTAATCTTCCTGGTAAGGATGACAAGGATACGAAGGACTGCaaggagaagaaggcaCGTAAGACTCAGCGGGCGTCGTTCAATGCTCAGGAAGTAGAGACATTCTTGCAGGAGCATTTTAAACAGCATGCGAGAATTGCGTCTGAGTATTCGGCGACTTCACGTTCTGTTTCTTGGGATACAAATACTTCGAGCAAGTGGAAGTCCAAGCGATACGGCTGTCTAACTGAAGTAGCCAGGGCGTTGAGGTCCTAG
- the MCH1 gene encoding Mch1p (similar to Ashbya gossypii AFR595W) — protein sequence MVLSNIEDRLTYHIRKCLDESQLDWDTLHLASFIISLLACIPSGFITQISLYSDTWRQHLHYTSMEINTFSIAVNFGGYIAPPFLGLICDSHGPVLLTWISFIGFVPTYAYLAWVFISGEPHFASSVFCFALIGISTSALYFASLFTCLKLYPDHQLLSISLPTTFYGLASVIGTQALKLQWFNNGLPYLDLSRVFGFLVLCYTAVSFFTWVSSSFTSMLKLKAGESITVNSASSDNHSNHDENDPRQPLLSPKVQCKLQTFFHDPYVYIMSFIVMASLGPLEMFLTNMGSLADLVHHPSVLSSYSVMSTASRLLSGVMLDFCTYYDIPKIIVLWLALLSGTVGQWLVLPALKSPQASSPFIWSSILSGICCGSLFTVLPIITICIWGESIFGTAYGFFMCAPAVGSTIFSTLYATIFDKNCTTAGTKLPDPMCVSTALRMSALSLALSLLVSVIAYITCWRQKV from the coding sequence ATGGTTCTGTCTAATATTGAAGATAGGCTGACATACCACATCAGAAAATGCTTGGACGAGTCGCAGCTGGACTGGGATACTTTACACTTAGcttcatttattatttcccTGTTGGCATGCATTCCCTCAGGGTTTATTACCCAAATTTCTCTTTATTCAGACACATGGCGTCAGCATTTACACTACACTTCCATGGAGATCAATACTTTTTCTATCGCTGTCAATTTTGGAGGATATATCGCACCTCCATTTTTAGGGCTGATTTGTGATTCCCATGGGCCTGTTTTACTGACGTGGATCTCCTTTATTGGATTTGTGCCGACTTATGCATATCTAGCGTGGGTGTTTATATCCGGGGAGCCTCACTTTGCCAGCAGTGTATTTTGCTTTGCTTTAATTGGTATATCTACTAGTGCACTCTACTTTGCTTCCCTCTTTACATGTCTGAAACTGTATCCAGATCATCAATTGCTCTCAATTAGTCTCCCTACCACGTTCTATGGACTTGCATCCGTCATTGGCACTCAGGCTTTAAAACTGCAATGGTTCAATAATGGTCTCCCATATCTAGACTTGTCAAGAGTATTTGGATTTCTGGTGCTCTGTTATACAGCAGTAAGCTTTTTCACCTGGGTTTCATCTAGCTTTACGAGTATGCTTAAGCTCAAGGCAGGAGAATCTATCACTGTCAATTCGGCCTCCAGCGACAACCATAGTAATCATGATGAAAACGACCCTCGCCAGCCATTGCTGTCTCCTAAAGTGCAATGCAAACTCCAAACCTTTTTCCACGACCCTTATGTTTACATAATGTCTTTCATCGTTATGGCATCTCTCGGACCGCTTGAAATGTTCTTGACTAACATGGGTTCGCTGGCAGACCTCGTCCATCATCCATCCGTGCTGTCTTCATACTCCGTGATGTCGACAGCATCACGCCTCCTCTCTGGTGTAATGCTAGACTTCTGCACTTACTATGACATCCCTAAAATAATCGTCCTATGGCTGGCACTGCTCAGTGGTACGGTAGGTCAATGGCTGGTTTTACCCGCATTGAAAAGCCCTCAGGCATCTTCGCCCTTCATTTGGTCCAGCATACTCTCCGGAATCTGTTGCGGAAGTCTCTTCACTGTCCTACCAATAATCACTATCTGTATTTGGGGTGAATCTATCTTTGGAACCGCTTATGGCTTCTTCATGTGTGCACCCGCGGTTGGATCTACTATTTTTAGTACTCTATATGCTACCATCTTTGACAAGAACTGCACTACTGCTGGTACAAAACTTCCAGATCCAATGTGTGTAAGCACTGCATTACGCATGTCCGCATTATCGCTGGCTCTAAGTCTACTGGTCTCTGTCATCGCATATATCACCTGCTGGAGACAAAAGGTGTAA
- the SEC61 gene encoding translocon subunit SEC61 (similar to Ashbya gossypii AFR596W), with the protein MSGRLLDLFKPFEAFLPEVIAPERKVPYNQKLIWTAVCLLIFLVLGQIPLYGIVSSESSDPLYWLRAMLASNRGTLMELGVSPIITSSMIFQFLQGTQLLQVNLESKQDRELFQIAQKVCAIILTLGQAIVVVLTGNYGRVSDLGIAISFLLILQLVFASFIVLLLDELLIKGYGLGSGISLFTATNIAEQIFWKAFAPTTVNFGRGKEFEGAVIALFHLLSVRKDKKRALVEAFYRESLPNMFQVFSTVGVFLFVLYLQGFRYELPIRSTRTRGQIGAYPIKLFYTSNTPIMLQSALTSNIFLTSQLLYQKFPNNPIVRMIGIWGTRPGSQYSQQAALSGLSYYIQPPYSFTEALLDPSKTVIYVAFVLGACAMFSRTWIDVSGTSPRDVSKQFKEQGLVINGKRETSVYKELKKVIPIAAAFGGATIGALSVGSDLLGTLGSGTSILMATTTIYGYYEAAAKEGGFAKNLVAGFSE; encoded by the coding sequence ATGAGTGGTCGTCTTTTGGATCTCTTCAAACCTTTTGAAGCATTCTTACCTGAGGTCATTGCACCAGAGAGAAAGGTGCCATATAATCAGAAATTGATTTGGACTGCGGTATgtcttttgatttttttggttcttGGCCAAATTCCTCTCTATGGGATCGTTTCTAGTGAAAGTAGCGATCCCTTATACTGGTTACGTGCCATGTTAGCCTCTAATAGGGGTACGCTGATGGAATTAGGTGTTTCGCCGATTATTACCTCCTCTATGATCTTCCAGTTTTTACAGGGTACTCAATTGCTCCAAGTGAATTTGGAAAGCAAGCAAGATCGCGAGTTATTTCAGATTGCTCAAAAGGTTTGTGCTATAATATTGACTTTAGGTCAGGCAATTGTGGTTGTATTAACTGGTAACTATGGTAGGGTTTCAGATTTGGGTATTGCGATATCATTTCTACTAATCTTACAATTGGTCTTTGCATCATTCATTGTGTTGCTACTAGATGAGTTACTGATAAAGGGATATGGTTTGGGATCCGGTATTTCGTTGTTCACTGCAACAAACATCGCGGAACAAATCTTTTGGAAAGCCTTTGCTCCTACTACCGTTAATTTTGGTCGTGGCAAGGAGTTTGAAGGCGCTGTAATTGCTTTGTTCCATTTGTTGAGTGTAAGAAAGGACAAGAAGAGAGCACTGGTAGAGGCTTTTTACAGAGAAAGTTTACCTAACATGTTTCAAGTGTTCTCAACTGTTGGTGTTTTCTTGTTTGTTTTGTATCTGCAAGGGTTCCGTTACGAATTGCCAATTAGATCTACTAGAACTAGGGGACAAATTGGCGCTTACCCAATTAAGCTGTTTTACACCTCGAATACTCCAATCATGTTGCAGTCAGCGTTGACCTCTAACATATTCTTGACGTCCCAGCTATTGTACCAAAAATTTCCTAACAACCCTATAGTAAGAATGATTGGTATTTGGGGTACCAGACCAGGGTCACAATATAGTCAGCAAGCCGCTTTATCGGGTTTATCTTACTATATCCAGCCACCATATTCCTTCACCGAGGCTCTATTGGACCCTTCAAAGACTGTAATATATGTTGCATTTGTTCTAGGTGCTTGCGCTATGTTCTCAAGAACATGGATTGACGTCTCCGGCACCTCTCCACGTGATGTGTCTAAACAATTCAAAGAACAAGGGCTTGTTATTAACGGTAAGAGAGAAACTAGCGTTTACaaggaattgaagaaggttATTCCAATTGCAGCTGCTTTCGGAGGTGCTACTATTGGCGCGTTATCCGTCGGTTCTGACTTACTGGGTACCTTGGGTTCTGGTACTTCCATCTTAATGgctactactactatttATGGATACTACGAAGCGGCTGCGAAAGAAGGGGGTTTCGCAAAGAATTTGGTTGCTGGGTTCTCTGAATGA
- a CDS encoding uncharacterized protein (similar to Ashbya gossypii AFR597W), producing MTNDYGALYFDSLVDLELWFNEYNLKKSLSIKDQANVSREPLNNYIKTRSSSTRTSQFRGETSRPIVTVCHDMKGGYNPMEDSLVFGDYRHPTGHHYWLRWPELVDEFIYFSHHFVTIPPVGWLNYLHRFGIPVLGTLILEELDDGYSDSRIFQRDKDGDFTLVKILTNLCQLFQFEGWLLNFETRFLGGSSGVVDFVRSLQNSLKLNVKDGRLIWYDSYITKCNKALYQNEVNDYNWEFFNVSDRFFTNYSWDVENVKNTVSNVGKISMRNKIIWGIDVWGRNMKVGSGGLTSEIPAKIVSSFSSNIGLFAPAWTYENFQYDDFLNMDDEFWGKISSSAMKPASNPAESNSVPWYVGADSVSFLTVFSHGAGTFFNFNGKSISLKNWVQLSMATPMPKKSKFIRINDLDAFFGGSCVSINIPKFQTETVPIFDFNQCFKAGVVDNYRLKVRVCYKGVSRGILPFLTIKCSIVRRAKKSSQGIKVKDLTVRAPLYSAHSWEYAEAAIDIPKLSVSFNEELHIESCELAWCMETFEVTELGEEPWLIVPDDDEKSHCGADAAAIAHRKSDVTLGLFSIEIAKFDDITYQNKMKAYFTSENGILSWPNSEDAFMWIILEGGHFKGVSFVNFWPITFSEDIQLFKIQRNGKIMEMSQ from the coding sequence ATGACAAACGATTATGGTGCTCTTTATTTTGACTCTCTAGTTGACCTAGAGCTATGGTTTAATGAATACAATCTCAAAAAGTCTTTAAGCATTAAGGATCAGGCAAACGTTTCGAGAGAACCCCtaaataattatattaaaacacGTTCGAGTTCTACTCGAACTAGTCAGTTTCGTGGAGAGACTTCTCGTCCCATTGTCACTGTTTGTCATGATATGAAAGGAGGTTATAATCCTATGGAAGATAGCCTTGTGTTTGGAGACTATCGTCATCCAACAGGACATCATTATTGGTTGCGCTGGCCGGaacttgttgatgaatttatatatttctcACACCATTTTGTGACCATACCACCTGTTGGATGGTTGAACTATTTGCATAGATTTGGAATCCCTGTACTTGGGACATTGATTTTGGAGGAACTTGATGATGGCTACTCTGATAGCAGAATATTCCAACGCGATAAAGATGGCGATTTTACGCTGGTGAAGATTCTAACAAATTTATGTCAACTATTCCAGTTTGAAGGATGGCTGTtaaattttgaaaccaGATTTTTAGGTGGTTCGAGCGGAGTTGTAGACTTCGTTAGGTCCTTGCAGAACAGCTTAAAACTAAATGTAAAAGATGGTCGTTTAATTTGGTATGATTCGTACATTACTAAGTGTAACAAAGCTCTTTATCAAAATGAAGTTAATGATTATAACTGGGAGTTCTTTAACGTATCTGATAGGTTTTTTACCAATTATTCGTgggatgttgaaaatgTTAAAAACACTGTATCAAATGTTGGAAAGATATCTATgagaaataaaataatatggGGAATTGACGTTTGGGGGAGAAATATGAAAGTTGGATCTGGGGGTCTCACTTCCGAAATACCAGCTAAAATAGTTAGCAGCTTCAGCAGTAACATCGGTTTGTTTGCGCCAGCATGGACATATGAAAACTTCCAGTACGATGATTTCCTGAATATGGATGACGAGTTTTGGGGCAAAATTTCGAGTTCAGCCATGAAACCAGCCTCGAATCCAGCAGAAAGTAACTCTGTCCCGTGGTATGTTGGTGCAGATAGcgtttcatttttaacaGTATTTTCGCATGGAGCAGGTACCTTCTTTAACTTTAATGGAAAAAGTATTTCCCTTAAAAATTGGGTTCAGCTATCAATGGCAACACCAATGCCTAAAAAGAGCAAGTTTATCAGAATCAATGACTTAGACGCTTTTTTTGGCGGCAGTTGTGTCTCTATTAATATCCCTAAGTTCCAAACTGAAACTGTCCCCATATTCGATTTTAACCAATGTTTCAAAGCTGGGGTTGTCGACAATTATAGATTAAAGGTTCGAGTCTGTTACAAAGGTGTAAGTAGAGGTATTCTCCCTTTCCTAACAATTAAATGTTCTATCGTAAGACGCGCCAAAAAGTCCAGCCAGGGTATTAAGGTTAAAGACCTAACTGTGCGAGCACCGCTTTATTCTGCTCACTCCTGGGAATATGCGGAAGCAGCTATTGATATACCTAAACTATCTGTTTCATTTAACGAGGAATTACATATTGAATCTTGCGAATTAGCTTGGTGTATGGAAACCTTTGAAGTCACGGAACTGGGCGAAGAGCCTTGGCTCATAGTTCCAGATGATGACGAGAAAAGTCATTGTGGTGCTGACGCAGCAGCTATTGCCCATCGTAAGAGCGATGTTACACTTGGtcttttttcaattgaaatagccaaatttgatgatattaccTACCAAAATAAGATGAAAGCTTATTTTACATCTGAAAATGGTATTTTAAGTTGGCCAAATTCCGAAGATGCTTTTATGTGGATTATATTGGAAGGCGGTCATTTTAAGGGCGTCTCTTTTGTGAATTTTTGGCCGATTACTTTTTCTGAAGATATTCAGCTATTCAAGATACAACGTAATGGAAAAATTATGGAGATGAGCCAATAG
- a CDS encoding uncharacterized protein (no homolog in Ashbya gossypii), whose amino-acid sequence MRFIKISDAMTIIRIAEHLRDHNDYIYIDYDVNDEIVVVMRDSLSETQFTETEGAINDILSEMVYPNVGVCSEYSWMGSIDLEADLNAEIERVTENTIRMRVNDILADSTPSNTILVGASDRQTLPLPFKYHTPKSDVLHLLEEELRFL is encoded by the coding sequence ATGAGATTTATAAAAATTTCGGATGCTATGACAATTATAAGGATAGCAGAACACCTGCGTGATCACAATGACTACATTTACATAGACTATGATGTCAATGATGAAATAGTAGTGGTGATGAGGGATTCTCTGTCCGAAACTCAATTTACTGAGACGGAAGGAGCCATCAATGATATTCTGTCGGAGATGGTCTACCCTAACGTTGGAGTGTGCTCTGAATACTCGTGGATGGGTTCGATTGACCTTGAAGCAGATCTAAATGCTGAGATTGAGAGAGTGACTGAGAATACCATCAGGATGAGAGTTAACGACATCTTAGCTGACTCAACTCCATCTAATACGATATTAGTTGGGGCAAGTGACAGACAGACATTACCGTTGCCATTTAAGTATCATACACCTAAGAGTGATGTATTACATCTACTCGAAGAAGAGCTTAGATTTCTATAG
- the FUI1 gene encoding uridine permease (similar to Ashbya gossypii AFR598C): MASRIISIKKAPADDDINYPTQKLDTKVEERYLNQEPKNFFQKVVRFLEVKQRHGSSVSRAENVIESFLYNDDLAPVEQKRRVWSSKQFVFFWISGAFNVNTWQICATGLQLGLNWWQTWVCVWFGYSLVAIFLVLSSRVGSTYHISFPISSRITFGTYFSVWVVLNRVVMACVWYSTLAWLGGQCIQLMLMSLFGTDLPQKFGDHISNVNLNDFELLCFILFWLFSLPFLWFPPHSLRYIFAVKSAITPFAAFGFLIWAIVKSRGHFAFGSLRERSLEGTELAWPVIRALISALDNFSTLILNAPDFSRFSKNSRSSVYSQLFILPVVFSTISLIAILVTSSTFTIYNVNEWNPLITLKRFLSNYSSGNRAGIFLISAIFCFDQLGANLSGNAIPAGTDMTALLPKFINIRRGSYICAFISLVICPWNLMASSSKFTDALAAYAVFLSSIAGVIAADYYIVRKGYVNLHHCYTNKRGSYYMYNKYGTNWRAVVAYIIGIIPNFAGFLGSLGAHVPVGAQKIYYLNYFVGYFVAAVTYVILIYFFPIDGVPEGVKLFDFSQWFEKWQEVETFAAERAVYEKHGDDAVTTSTGVKQEV, translated from the coding sequence ATGGCTTCTCGAATTATATCGATCAAAAAGGCACCcgctgatgatgatataaatTATCCAACTCAAAAATTGGATACGAAGGTCGAAGAGAGGTATTTGAACCAGgaaccaaaaaatttctttcaaaagGTGGTGAGGTTTTTGGAGGTGAAACAGCGTCATGGTAGTTCCGTTAGCAGGGCTGAAAATGTTATTGAGTCCTTTTTATACAACGATGATTTAGCGCCTGTTGAACAGAAGAGGCGTGTATGGAGTTCGAAGCAGTTTGTGTTCTTTTGGATTTCAGGAGCTTTCAACGTCAACACCTGGCAAATTTGTGCTACTGGTTTACAACTGGGCTTGAATTGGTGGCAGACATGGGTTTGTGTATGGTTTGGTTATAGTTTGGTTGCTatctttttggttttaagTTCCCGAGTGGGTAGCACCTATCATATTTCTTTCCCAATTTCATCGAGAATCACATTTGGTACGTATTTTTCTGTTTGGGTCGTTTTGAATCGTGTTGTCATGGCTTGTGTATGGTATTCTACTTTGGCATGGTTAGGTGGCCAGTGTATTCAATTGATGCTAATGTCTTTATTTGGTACTGATTTACCTCAGAAATTTGGAGACCACATTTCTAATGTTAACttgaatgattttgaactattgtgttttattttgttttggttGTTCAGTTTGCCTTTTCTGTGGTTCCCACCTCATAGCTTGAGGTACATCTTTGCTGTAAAATCTGCAATTACGCCTTTTGCTgcttttggatttttgaTTTGGGCAATTGTAAAATCTCGTGGTCATTTCGCCTTCGGTTCCTTAAGGGAGAGGTCTTTGGAAGGTACTGAACTTGCATGGCCTGTTATTAGAGCATTAATTAGTGCGTTAGATAATTTCTCCACATTGATTTTAAATGCACCGGATTTCTCCCGTTTCTCAAAAAACTCAAGGTCCTCTGTTTATTCTCAATTGTTCATATTGCCAGTGGTTTTCTCCACCATCTCTCTGATTGCCATCCTTGTGACCTCTTCTACTTTTACAATTTATAATGTGAATGAATGGAACCCATTAATTACATTAAAAAGATTTTTATCAAACTATTCCTCTGGTAATCGCGCtggtatttttttgatttctgCAATCTTCTGTTTTGACCAACTGGGAGCTAATCTATCAGGGAATGCGATTCCAGCAGGCACTGATATGACTGCCCTATTGCCAAAATTCATTAATATTAGGCGTGGTTCATACATTTGTGCATTTATATCTCTAGTAATATGTCCGTGGAATCTCATGGCGTCATCCAGTAAATTCACAGATGCCTTAGCTGCATATGCTGTATTTCTGTCTTCCATTGCAGGTGTTATTGCTGCAGATTATTACATCGTTAGAAAAGGTTATGTCAACCTTCATCACTGTTACACCAACAAACGAGGCTCCTACTACATGTACAATAAGTATGGAACCAACTGGAGGGCGGTCGTTGCCTACATCATTGGTATCATACCAAACTTTGCAGGCTTCCTAGGCTCTCTTGGTGCGCATGTTCCGGTTGGTGCCCAAAAGATCTACTACCTAAACTACTTTGTCGGATACTTCGTGGCCGCAGTAACTTATGTTATCCTGATCTACTTTTTCCCTATTGATGGTGTCCCCGAAGGTGTCAAGTTGTTCGATTTCTCTCAAtggtttgaaaaatggcAAGAAGTAGAGACTTTTGCTGCTGAAAGAGCTGTATATGAGAAGCACGGCGATGATGCTGTCACCACCAGTACTGGTGTTAAACAAGAGGTCTGA
- the PSA1 gene encoding mannose-1-phosphate guanylyltransferase (similar to Ashbya gossypii AFR599W), with the protein MKGLILVGGYGTRLRPLTLTVPKPLVEFGNRPMILHQIEALAAAGVTDIVLAVNYRPEVMVETLKKYEREYGVSITFSVEAEPLGTAGPLKLAEKVLKKDKSPFFVLNSDVICDYPFKELAIFHKAHGGKGTIVATKVDEPSKYGVIVHDIATPNLIDRFVEKPVEFVGNRINAGLYILNPEVIDLIEMRPTSIEKETFPILVEQKSLYSFDLEGYWMDVGQPKDFLAGTVLYLSSLAKRDSKQLAKGDNIVGNVMIDPSASISSTAKIGPDVVVGPNVIIGDGVRIARSVVLSDSTIKDHSLVKSTIVGWNSTVGKWCRLEGVSVLGDDVEVKDEIYVNGGKVLPHKSISANVPKEAIIM; encoded by the coding sequence ATGAAGGGGTTAATTCTAGTTGGTGGTTATGGTACCAGGTTGAGGCCTTTGACGTTGACAGTTCCTAAGCCTTTGGTTGAATTTGGTAATAGGCCTATGATTTTGCACCAAATTGAGGCAttggcagcagcaggtgTTACTGATATTGTATTGGCGGTAAATTATAGACCAGAGGTGATGGTGGAAACGTTGAAGAAGTATGAAAGGGAATATGGGGTTTCTATTACTTTTTCTGTGGAGGCAGAGCCTCTTGGTACAGCAGGTCCGTTAAAGTTGGCGgaaaaagttttgaaaaaggacaAGTCTCCCTTTTTTGTTCTAAACTCAGATGTTATCTGTGATTATCCATTTAAGGAATTGGCAATTTTCCATAAGGCACACGGTGGTAAAGGTACGATTGTTGCCACAAAGGTTGATGAGCCTTCCAAGTATGGTGTTATTGTTCACGATATTGCTACACCCAATCTGATTGATAGGTTTGTGGAGAAGCCAGTTGAATTCGTTGGTAACAGAATTAATGCTGGgttgtatattttgaatcCTGAAGTCAttgatttaattgaaatGAGACCAACCTCTATTGAGAAGGAGACTTTCCCTATCTTGGTGGAGCAGAAATCCTTGTACTCCTTTGATTTGGAGGGTTATTGGATGGATGTCGGTCAGCCAAAGGATTTCTTAGCCGGCACAGTCTTGTACTTGAGCTCCTTAGCAAAGAGAGATTCTAAACAACTAGCCAAGGGTGACAATATTGTTGGCAATGTTATGATTGACCCATCCGCCAGCATCTCTTCTACAGCTAAGATCGGTCCTGATGTTGTAGTTGGTCCCAATGTCATTATTGGTGATGGTGTTAGAATTGCTAGGTCTGTCGTTTTGTCAGACTCTACCATCAAGGACCATTCTTTGGTGAAGTCCACAATTGTTGGCTGGAATTCTACTGTAGGTAAATGGTGTCGTCTAGAAGGTGTTTCAGTTTTGGGTGATGATGTGGAAGTTAAGGAT